The nucleotide sequence ATGTTCTATACAGGATCAGTTCGGAAGATTGGAACAATAGAATTTAAACATTACCTTTTCAGAGTCACTAAACTAGCCGAAACTTTTCCAATCCCGCTCGGATCCACTTTTAGATCTCCGCCAGAATGACTTAATAGGTCCCTAGAAAAACGGCTCCAATCCCCTTCCACCAAACTTGCCCCTTCAACTTGTAATTCTAATGTTCTAATCGAAGGATTTCGAAAACTGATCTTCAGATCTTCTACATGATTCGTAACGGATTCGGAAGTTGCCGATACGATCTCTCCCAAAACTAAAAGCAGAAGGTTCGCTTCTTTCACATCTAACTGATAATGTTTCGCGATAGGATCCAAGTTAGGAAGTGCTTTGTATTTAGAAACGATACGATTCAAATAATTTTCGATCACATCCCCGATTGAAACACTCTGGATATGTTCGGCATCTAGTGAAACTGTATGAACGGACGCGAGGGCCAGTATTCTTCTCTCTAAAATCTGTAAAACGTTTCTCGTTTCCATCGAATCTTCAGAATCTTTGAGAAAGGAAACCATCTCCAATATCACTTGCATATTATTTCTGACCCTATGAGACAGTTCCCTCAAAAGAATATCTTTATCCGAGATCAACTTGTTCAGATTTGCACCTATCAGAATCGCAAATAAGGTAAGAACGCAAAGGGATGCAATGGAGTCCGTATAAATTTCACTACCGTTAGATCCGATAGAGACACCCGTCTTCCAAAAAATAAGTCCTAAACAATAGAACATGGCTATTATCGCCATCTTCCGATTGAAAAAATAAAGTTGGAAAAAGACTAAAACAGGAAACCAGACCGCGGCATTCTTAACTCCAGGACCAAAAACAACGCCTAGTCCCAATGCCAAAGCAAACATAAAGGAAGAGAGATAAACCGCTTCTTTGTATCGGGACTTATACAATAAAAAACAACAAAGTATTGAACTGATCCCAGTGACCGTATATCCCGGACGAAATGTATGATTGCCAGTTAAAAACTCGAAACCTAAAATACCGGCGGACATTAAACCGACGACTATCGCGATCCCTAAAAGATATTTTTTCCGAGGTAACCCCGGAATATCCACGATTTCAAACATAAAGACACCTAATCTTCCGAAAGGACCGGATAGAATAGCCTATTGGACGGAGCAGACTTTTTATCCGCAACAAAGCAATTTAAGTTGGAATTCGGAAATAAAGAATAATCTAATTTTTATAATTCGATTAACCGTTAAAGATATACTAACGGATTCGGCTTACGTAGAAAGTGAACGTTTTTTCGGTAAGATTTTGACGAAAGTCCCATGCGAGGACCTTGATCACATTCTCTCCATTTCGAAAATCCAAATGACCAACCAGATATTGATCCTTAAAATATAGTTCTGAAAATGGAAAACCTTCCGAATTTTTCCATTCTCCTTTTTCATAATGTAAATTGGAGAAACTTGCCTTCTTTAATAATTGCCCATTCAGGGAGATCTGGATCTGAGAAACGCCCCTTCTCTGACCCGGTTTTTTACCTGCATCTTGTATCCCTACAGTCACAGGAAAAGCCTTGGAAATATTGATATTATCTCCGTCATTTACCTGGCTGTATTTGTATTCATCATGATGGATGAGTAAATTTCCTATCACTGGTGGGCTTTCGTCGTCCACGATAGGCAAAACCTTCATAGGATCTTGGATAGTCTTTCCGAAGTCTTTTAATAAAACGAAATGTAAGTGGGCGCCGCTAGAGTGACCCGTGTTCCCTGTATAGGCGATCTTTTCTCCCCCGGCGACTAGACGTTCTTCTAAAAGTCCCGGAAAACGACCATCCTTCAAATGGTAATAAGAGGAATACGTCCCATTTCCGTGATCCAGCCAAACTGAGTTACCCGTCCCGAATTCTTCCCCAAAAGGATCGTCTTCACCAAACCGTGAATAGAGGATCTTGCCCTCCGCCATCGCCAAAACCGGCTCTCCCGTTGAAGCGATGTCCATTCCGTTATGAAAATGGTCCCCCCTGGATTCTCCGAACACAGAGGTAACCTTATTCTCGATTCCGTCGGTTTTCACCGGGAAAAGAAAATTTATTACTTTATCGTTTTGCGCAAAGGTGCTTAGATGGAACGCGGCCAAGATAATTCCGAGGGATAAACTACGTCTCATATCGTTGGCTCTCAGGTGCAAGGTTAAATAAAGAATGAATTTGTCAAAGGATAAAACCCTCGACCTAGTTACCCGATGCGGGGAAGGAGACGAGGCCGCTCTCAAGTTATTCTTCGAGTCCTATTCCGAAGATATTTACAATTTTCCGATGAAGATTTTCCACCTCAGTGAAGATGATGCCGGAGACTTCTTCTTATACGCGTTCGAAAGATTGAAAACCGGTGCTAGATTTTCCAGCTTCAAAGGTAAATCAAGTTTTAGAACATGGTTTTATTCCGTTCTACGTAATATGCTCATCGATTGGCAAAGAACCAAGAGAGAGCTAAAGATGACCAACCTTGGAAAGGTCAATAAAGAAGGAAAAGAATACGCCACTATCGAAGACGAACCGGATCTTCGTCCGGATTTAGTGGAAGAAGCCCAGGAGCTTACCAAACATTTCCACCAAGTTTTAGGGGATATTGGAGTTGAGAAGAGGGTAATTTTCAAACTTTCATATATATATTATCTTAACCTCGACGAAGGGGAGATCCAATTCCTAGTCGAAAAAACGAATCTAAGTGTAGAGGATTTAAAAAAGAAAATTTT is from Leptospira sp. WS58.C1 and encodes:
- a CDS encoding M23 family metallopeptidase; protein product: MRRSLSLGIILAAFHLSTFAQNDKVINFLFPVKTDGIENKVTSVFGESRGDHFHNGMDIASTGEPVLAMAEGKILYSRFGEDDPFGEEFGTGNSVWLDHGNGTYSSYYHLKDGRFPGLLEERLVAGGEKIAYTGNTGHSSGAHLHFVLLKDFGKTIQDPMKVLPIVDDESPPVIGNLLIHHDEYKYSQVNDGDNINISKAFPVTVGIQDAGKKPGQRRGVSQIQISLNGQLLKKASFSNLHYEKGEWKNSEGFPFSELYFKDQYLVGHLDFRNGENVIKVLAWDFRQNLTEKTFTFYVSRIR
- a CDS encoding histidine kinase dimerization/phosphoacceptor domain -containing protein, which codes for MFEIVDIPGLPRKKYLLGIAIVVGLMSAGILGFEFLTGNHTFRPGYTVTGISSILCCFLLYKSRYKEAVYLSSFMFALALGLGVVFGPGVKNAAVWFPVLVFFQLYFFNRKMAIIAMFYCLGLIFWKTGVSIGSNGSEIYTDSIASLCVLTLFAILIGANLNKLISDKDILLRELSHRVRNNMQVILEMVSFLKDSEDSMETRNVLQILERRILALASVHTVSLDAEHIQSVSIGDVIENYLNRIVSKYKALPNLDPIAKHYQLDVKEANLLLLVLGEIVSATSESVTNHVEDLKISFRNPSIRTLELQVEGASLVEGDWSRFSRDLLSHSGGDLKVDPSGIGKVSASLVTLKR
- a CDS encoding sigma-70 family RNA polymerase sigma factor, with the translated sequence MNLSKDKTLDLVTRCGEGDEAALKLFFESYSEDIYNFPMKIFHLSEDDAGDFFLYAFERLKTGARFSSFKGKSSFRTWFYSVLRNMLIDWQRTKRELKMTNLGKVNKEGKEYATIEDEPDLRPDLVEEAQELTKHFHQVLGDIGVEKRVIFKLSYIYYLNLDEGEIQFLVEKTNLSVEDLKKKILGLRSELSKREEENIRMEDKITSLYLNILELKEKQTATVKKAPLLPQEIDKTSQALKKKYEQRKKLLEKRKKGHFLARTPYREVADLLGITEGNVSVTLLRLIEKIQKKLKFSELSE